One stretch of Glandiceps talaboti chromosome 7, keGlaTala1.1, whole genome shotgun sequence DNA includes these proteins:
- the LOC144437596 gene encoding uncharacterized protein LOC144437596: MGLSTMGQSNLSEAEFLALCAYYNDPKHPGRVLWPNFKVDVDTVFTQVEPNLEKTPTNEVPTQDTFLMDKPGTTNWNNVDGMVVSIVDNVMERMRQRAMQRRVLAKPCFQDFDRHNRGHVTNSQFRQCLTYLSLTATEDEMIALEMKFADNFGFNYLRFLEELQPGVKQDMKYQERLVELHAVNSRVVNLEKNARTDVDSVLTKIKSKVMKERIRILEFLRDYDKLRTGRMKKETFRRALDPANLGLKGSEVAILEQAFQSPVDPNYVEYLKFNDEIEGIFTVKNLEKALLLTPQQYRVPVEVEQNVLPPEEKMCLQQTLERLANRVRTRSMQLFPLFEDYDRVHNGTVSRSQFRRVLSELELNSLVSEREFQLLYEQFHVKIGDKDDVNYIAFCDAIYPLAKFEWRKP; encoded by the exons ATGGGTTTGAGTACTATGGGACAGAGTAACTTGTCCGAGGCAGAGTTTCTTGCTCTGTGTGCTTACTATAATGATCCTAAACACCCCGGTAGAGTACTCTGGCCAAACTTCAAAGTAGATGTCGACACAG TGTTTACTCAAGTTGAGCCAAACTTAGAGAAGACCCCAACAAACGAAGTTCCTACACAAGACACCTTCTTAATGGATAAACCTGGTACAACAAACTGGAACAACGTCGATGGAATGGTGGTTTCAATCGTAGACAACGTAATGGAGAGAATGCGACAACGAGCCATGCAACGACGAGTTCTCGCAAAGCCTTGTTTCCAGGACTTCGATCGTCATAATCGCGGCCACGTGACCAACTCACAATTTCGTCAGTGTTTGACGTATCTCAGCCTCACTGCAACAGAAGATGAAATGATCGCTTTGGAAATGAAATTTGCAGATAATTTTGGGTTTAATTATTTGAGGTTCTTAGAAGAGTTACAACCAGGTGTCAAACAAGACATGAAGTATCAGGAAAGATTGGTTGAACTACACGCTGTCAACAGTAGAGTGGTTAATCTAGAGAAGAATGCACGCACAGACGTCGACAGTGTTCTCACCAAAATCAAGTCCAAG GTGATGAAAGAGAGGATTCGTATTTTGGAATTCCTACGTGATTACGACAAACTTCGTACAGGACGCATGAAGAAGGAGACATTCCGTCGTGCTTTGGATCCTGCCAATCTTGGTTTAAAGGGGTCAGAGGTCGCCATTCTTGAACAAGC TTTCCAGTCTCCAGTAGATCCCAACTATGTGGAATACTTGAAATTCAATGATGAGATAGAAGGCATCTTTACCGTGAAGAATTTAGAGAAGGCACTGTTGTTAACACCACAACAATACCGTGTACCCGTAGAAGTGGAACAGAATGTTCTCCCTCCGGAAGAAAAAATGTGCTTGCAGCAGACACTGGAAAGATTAGCTAATAGG GTTCGTACAAGGAGTATGCAGTTGTTCCCACTGTTTGAAGATTATGACCGCGTACATAACGGTACAGTCTCTAGATCCCAATTCAGACGTGTCCTCAGTGAACTGGAGCTCAACAGTTTAGTCAGCGAAAGAGAATTCCAACTTCTATATGAACAGTTCCATGTTAAAATCGGCGACAAAGACGACGTTAATTACATCGCTTTCTGTGATGCTATTTATCCGTTAGCTAAGTTTGAGTGGAGAAAACCATAA